The Streptomyces sp. ICC1 DNA window GGACATGAGCATCCGTACCGATCTCATCAATTCCCCACCCGTTCCCGCGTGATGAGCGACGGATGCCCCGCCGGCCACGCCCATGCTCGCCCACACCGCACCCGTCCGGCGTCGGAGCCGGGGCGGAGCAGGGGGGTGGGACGGCCAGTCAGGGGTTACCGCACGGGCTTCACCCGTACGGCCCGCTTCGGGCCCCGTCCCCCGGGTAGGGGACGGGCCGTCCTTCCCCGATCCATCCCCCGATCCATCCCCCGGAGCGCCCGTGCCCGACATGAACGGCCCCTACAAGCCCGGCACCCCCTGCTGGATCGACCTGATGGTCCCCGACCAGCAGGCCGCCATCGACTTCTACAGCGACCTGTTCGGCTGGCAGGGCGAGATCGGCCCGCCCGAGACCGGCGGGTACGCCGTCTGCACCCTCAAGGGCAAGCCGGTCGCCGGGATCATGAAGGCGATGAACCCGGACGGCAGCGTCCCCGACCCGATGCCGCCGACCGTGTGGACCACGTACCTGGCCACCGACGGCCTCGACGGCACCCTCAAGTCCGTCACCGATGCCCACGGCAAGGTCGTCCTGGGCGCCATGGACGTCATGGACCTCGGCCGGATGGCCGTCGTCGCCGACCCGACCGGCGCCGTCGTCGGCCTGTGGCAGGCCGGCACCTTCGACGGCGCGGGCATCGTCAACGAGCACGGCGCCCTCATCTGGAACGAGCTGAGCACGAGCGACGTCCCCGCCGCGGCCGCGTTCTACACCTCCGTCCTGCCGGTCTCCACGACCGCGTCCAAGATGCCGGGAGCCGAGGGGTACACGGAGTTCCTCGTCGGAGGCCGCGCCGTGGGCGGGATGATGGACCTGGCGAACCTGCCCCCGGGCACCCCGCCGCACTGGCTCGCCTACTTCCACGCGGACGACGTGGACGAGGTCCAGGCAGCCGCGGTCCGCGCCGGCGGAGCGGTCCTGAAGCCGTCCTTCGACATGCCGGCCGGCCGCATGGCCGTCCTGGCCGACCCCCAGGGCGCCCCCTTCGCGGTCATCACGGCCAGCCCGGAAATCATCGACTGACAGCCCCCGGCCGGCCCGCCCGGCCCGCCCCCGCGATCCTGGAGGCCGAGCGGCACGCCGCCCCGGCCCCTGCCTCTTTTACACATCTGCCCCTGCCGCCGAACCGACCCGGCAGCCCCCCGCGCACCGGGCCGAGGAGCAGCAGCGCGAGGGCTGCCACCCCCGCCACCGAGAGCGGCGCCCCGCCCGCCAGGACCGCGGTGAGCACCAGCCAGCTGCCGCCGTCCCCGACCGCGGCGGCGAACAGGGCGAGCCGCCCGGGCTCGGTCCGGGTGA harbors:
- a CDS encoding VOC family protein gives rise to the protein MNGPYKPGTPCWIDLMVPDQQAAIDFYSDLFGWQGEIGPPETGGYAVCTLKGKPVAGIMKAMNPDGSVPDPMPPTVWTTYLATDGLDGTLKSVTDAHGKVVLGAMDVMDLGRMAVVADPTGAVVGLWQAGTFDGAGIVNEHGALIWNELSTSDVPAAAAFYTSVLPVSTTASKMPGAEGYTEFLVGGRAVGGMMDLANLPPGTPPHWLAYFHADDVDEVQAAAVRAGGAVLKPSFDMPAGRMAVLADPQGAPFAVITASPEIID